A single region of the Rhizobium sp. NRK18 genome encodes:
- a CDS encoding DMT family transporter — protein sequence MNSKTIGYLYVLSAVTIFAVQDAFSKYLGAKYPPIMVTMIRFWAFAVFVTVFAAYSRQGLRKAVVTKRPLLQIFRGVILSSEIVVVIFAFTTAGLAMSQAILQVTPLLVTILSIPLLGEKVGWRRGAAVVIGLIGVMVLLNPTNVRFDITLLLPLVASFMYALYGIATRAVSRHDSAVTSVFYAGVAGAVAITLVGPFYWTPIRTEDWPFMAALCICGTLSHFLLIKAYGELSAVEVQPLTYLQLVFGVLIAVSVFGETVTWNMILGAIIVVGAGLFTVWREYRLGLKKPKQI from the coding sequence ACGTTCTCTCCGCCGTGACGATCTTTGCCGTTCAGGATGCGTTTTCGAAGTATCTCGGCGCAAAATACCCGCCGATCATGGTCACCATGATCCGCTTCTGGGCCTTCGCGGTCTTCGTCACCGTCTTTGCCGCCTATTCCCGCCAGGGCTTGAGAAAGGCGGTGGTCACGAAACGGCCGCTGCTACAGATCTTCCGCGGGGTCATCCTGTCGAGCGAGATCGTCGTCGTCATCTTCGCATTCACCACCGCCGGGCTCGCCATGTCGCAGGCGATCCTTCAGGTCACGCCGCTGCTCGTCACCATATTGTCGATCCCGCTTCTGGGCGAGAAGGTCGGCTGGCGACGCGGTGCCGCCGTCGTCATCGGCCTGATCGGGGTCATGGTGCTGCTCAATCCGACCAATGTCCGCTTCGACATCACTTTGCTCCTGCCGCTGGTCGCAAGCTTTATGTATGCGCTCTACGGCATCGCCACGCGCGCCGTCAGCCGTCACGACAGCGCGGTCACCAGCGTCTTCTATGCCGGCGTCGCGGGTGCGGTGGCCATCACGCTGGTCGGCCCGTTCTACTGGACGCCGATCCGGACGGAGGACTGGCCGTTCATGGCGGCGCTCTGCATCTGCGGCACGCTCAGCCATTTCCTCTTGATCAAGGCCTATGGCGAGCTCAGCGCCGTCGAGGTCCAGCCTCTCACCTACCTCCAGCTCGTCTTCGGCGTCCTGATCGCCGTTTCCGTCTTTGGTGAAACCGTCACCTGGAACATGATCCTCGGCGCCATCATCGTCGTCGGCGCGGGCCTGTTCACCGTCTGGCGCGAATACCGTCTGGGGCTGAAGAAGCCCAAGCAGATCTGA